From Microcebus murinus isolate Inina chromosome 15, M.murinus_Inina_mat1.0, whole genome shotgun sequence, the proteins below share one genomic window:
- the LOC105858309 gene encoding histone H4-like gives MSGRGKGGKGLGKGGAKRHRMLRGNIQGITKPAIWRLARRGRVKRVSGLIYGETQGVLKVFLENVIRDAVTYTEHAKRKTVTAMDVVYALKRQARTLYGFGG, from the coding sequence ATGTCTGGCCGTGGCAAAGGCGGTAAGGGCTTAGGAAAGGGGGGTGCTAAGCGCCACCGAATGTTGCGTGGCAACATCCAGGGCATCACCAAACCCGCAATCTGGCGTCTGGCCCGGCGCGGACGTGTCAAGCGTGTTTCTGGTCTCATCTACGGGGAGACTCAGGGCGTGCTTAAGGTTTTTCTGGAGAACGTTATTCGAGACGCTGTCACCTACACAGAGCACGCAAAGCGCAAGACGGTTACCGCCATGGATGTGGTTTATGCGCTAAAACGCCAGGCGCGCACCCTTTATGGCTTTGGAGGCTAA
- the H1-6 gene encoding histone H1t, giving the protein MSETAPAAVAESVPATMEKSPAKKRGKKAVGLSGASRKAPNPSLSKLIIEALSVTQDRVGMSLAALKKALAAAGYDVEKNNSRIKLGLKSLVSKGVLVQTRGTGASGSFKLSKKAAPEPTKGKVKKSASNKTKKLSLSRDSKPSKSVKANKKAKKPRAAAAAKKAVRSGRKAKGTKAKQQRKSPAKARPGKPKAAKPKLTQHKVNPRRAASKK; this is encoded by the coding sequence ATGTCTGAAACGGCTCCTGCAGCTGTAGCCGAGTCTGTTCCTGCTACTATGGAGAAGTCTCCAGCCAAGAAGCGAGGGAAGAAGGCAGTTGGTCTGTCGGGCGCAAGTCGCAAGGCCCCAAATCCTTCTTTGTCTAAGTTGATAATTGAAGCTCTGTCTGTGACACAGGACCGAGTGGGCATGTCGCTGGCTGCGCTCAAGAAGGCGCTGGCGGCCGCTGGCTATGACGTGGAGAAGAATAACAGCCGTATCAAGCTAGGCCTTAAAAGTTTAGTGAGCAAGGGGGTTCTGGTGCAGACCAGGGGTACCGGTGCCTCTGGCTCCTTCAAGCTCAGCAAGAAGGCTGCGCCTGAACCCACCAAGGGCAAAGTCAAGAAGTCAGCTTCTAACAAGACCAAAAAGTTGTCTTTATCTAGGGATTCAAAACCATCAAAGAGTGTCAAGGCCAATAAGAAAGCCAAGAAGCCGAGGGCGGCAGCTGCAGCTAAAAAAGCTGTGAGGAGCGGAAGGAAGGCTAAAGGAACCAAAGCCAAGCAACAGCGGAAGAGCCCAGCAAAGGCGAGGCCTGGGAAGCCCAAAGCTGCGAAGCCAAAATTGACCCAGCATAAAGTCAATCCTAGAAGGGCAGCATCTAAGAAGTGA